In Aspergillus nidulans FGSC A4 chromosome II, a single window of DNA contains:
- a CDS encoding uncharacterized protein (transcript_id=CADANIAT00004474): MDDGPPPPPPPHGEKPNTTHGEYRKASDLPQGNYDIFIIPPHSAGSGFLYLPSLQCQRNSFIAGAACALVAVYIWVTLTPMIKLWYATTVASGGGAGIAILAVGVVGLAGWAFGNYQAGSGGIPRPGPGFGGNWSGSSGPGASGRNASGGSGTNYSRGGNFEGQAGGAHQQGNYSGHFAGGPPPGNQYSGNQYRTNNEPPPQTTTGPNGNTNTAPGPTPGPKPGGAGTKPASSGPQSESKPQTAEDWEKAREETRRKEDLRRKMEEFKRKREAEAREKERQREKERMEQELRERREQLEREMAAAREAAAREAKLQAEKEAAELRARLEREAAEAKLKAEKIAAQARQREIEARMRAAREAAEAKAKREKEEAEAKAKKEKEEAEAKAKAEREAAEKEAAAKAAAKKEADAKFAALKEAAAKKYAEKKARDAQEAAAKEAAATASKVSSASAPPPRTPLPKKPTVPPSKASAPAMDEEDAYSFRPYDRPRRPYGGSVYSESSYAPSQSTARTTPPPSNRSAYETKDPDKIVIRGVYAFNQAFLRTPVAQLVSGQNMVTDGLVLRITTEGLFIDDDVRGVPQREWDVKAWTMKLVEVWCPQVGPPKPNAPKANQAFFRRSTNEAPSSEESDAYLSNFLKVCKNTCRLASPGFSRSSTNNKESHPYGGLHVLRATIRDQEGRSHVSCDVNCVVYCSPSR, encoded by the coding sequence ATGGACGACGGCCCGccgcctccccctcctccccatggCGAGAAGCCAAATACAACCCACGGCGAGTACCGAAAAGCATCAGATCTCCCGCAAGGAAACTATGATATCTTCATAATACCTCCCCACTCAGCGGGGTCTGGGTTCCTCTATCTCCCATCCTTACAATGCCAGCGAAATagcttcattgctggcgctgCCTGCGCGCTCGTGGCAGTCTACATCTGGGTGACACTAACTCCAATGATAAAGCTCTGGTATGCGACAACAGTGGccagtggaggaggcgccgGTATTGCTATTCTCGCTGTTGGCGTTGTAGGGCTCGCAGGGTGGGCGTTCGGCAATTATCAGGCTGGCAGCGGTGGAATACCTCGGCCAGGGCCTGGATTTGGGGGCAACTGGTCTGGATCTAGTGGACCAGGCGCATCTGGCCGGAATGCTTCAGGTGGTAGTGGAACGAACTACTCAAGGGGAGGGAACTTTGAGggtcaagctggaggagcaCATCAACAGGGTAATTACAGCGGTCACTTCGCTGGTGGGCCCCCACCAGGAAATCAGTATTCGGGAAATCAGTATAGGACTAATAATGAGCCGCCACCGCAGACTACCACTGGTCCTAATGGAAACACCAACACTGCTCCTGGTCCTACCCCAGGCCCGAAgcctggtggtgctggtaCCAAGCCGGCGAGTTCTGGCCCTCAAAGCGAAAGCAAACCACAAACTGCGGAAGACTGGGAGAAGGCTCGAGAGGAAACGAGACGAAAAGAGGATCTGAGGCGAAAGATGGAGGAGTTTAAGCGGAAAcgagaagcggaagctcgCGAAAAGGAGAGGCAgcgggagaaggagagaatggaACAGGAACTGCGTGAGCGCAGAGAACAGCTGGAGAGAGAAATGGCGGCCGCGCGAGAAGCAGCCGCTAGAGAAGCAAAGCTACAagcagagaaggaagcagCGGAGCTTCGTGCGCGGCTAGAGCGCGAGGCAGCTGAAGCGAAACTTAAGGCGGAGAAAATCGCCGCCCAGGCTCGACAAAGGGAAATAGAGGCTCGAATGCGCGCTGCACGAGAGGCAGCGGAGGCAAAGgccaagagagaaaaagaggaggcggaagcaAAGGctaagaaggagaaagaggaggcggaagcaAAAGCCAAGGCCGAGAGAGAGGCcgcagagaaggaagcggCTGCAAAGGCAGCTgcaaagaaagaagctgACGCCAAATTTGCGGCTCTTAAAGAAGCGGCGGCGAAGAAATatgctgagaagaaggcAAGGGATGCACAGGAAGCAGCCGCAAAAGAGGCTGCGGCGACAGCCTCAAAGGTATCCAGCGCATCGGCACCACCACCTCGAACTCCATTACCGAAGAAACCGACAGTTCCTCCGTCAAAGGCTAGTGCGCCTGCgatggatgaagaagatgcatACTCATTTCGACCCTACGATAGACCTAGACGCCCATACGGAGGATCCGTGTACTCTGAGTCGTCCTACGCACCATCGCAGTCAACAGCACGCACCACCCCACCTCCATCCAACCGGAGCGCCTATGAGACCAAGGACCCTGACAAGATCGTCATTAGGGGTGTGTACGCCTTCAATCAAGCGTTCCTTCGCACTCCAGTGGCCCAGCTAGTGTCAGGTCAGAACATGGTGACAGATGGGCTAGTGCTGCGCATTACGACGGAAGGCCTCTTTATCGACGATGACGTCCGTGGTGTCCCCCAGCGAGAATGGGACGTCAAGGCATGGACAATGAAACTTGTCGAGGTATGGTGTCCGCAAGTTGGACCTCCAAAACCGAATGCTCCTAAAGCAAACCAGGCGTTCTTTCGCCGCAGCACCAACGAGGCACCATCTTCGGAGGAATCAGACGCATACCTTTCCAACTTCCTCAAAGTCTGCAAGAA